From the genome of Scytonema hofmannii PCC 7110, one region includes:
- a CDS encoding sulfate/molybdate ABC transporter ATP-binding protein encodes MGIAVENVTKQYGSFYAVDDVSLEVKTGSLVALLGPSGSGKSTLLRMIAGLEVPDSGHVWLVGEDATYKSVQERQIGFVFQHYALFKHMTVRQNVAFALEIRKFPKNRIQDRVAELLELVQLGGFGERYPSQLSGGQRQRVALARALAVQPRILLLDEPFGALDAKVRKELRMWLRQLHEEVHVTTVFVTHDQEEAMEVSDQIVVMNKGRVEQMGTPAEIYDHPATPFVMSFIGPVNILPSNAGIVANKDFVTPSSHQVFLRPHDVAIKTSATEENSVSAKVYRIINLGWEIRVELVLQSGEPVIAYLTREQFNQLKIKEGQQVFFKPKQAKVFPAYAVS; translated from the coding sequence ATGGGAATTGCAGTTGAAAATGTAACTAAGCAGTACGGCTCTTTTTATGCTGTTGACGATGTAAGTTTGGAGGTCAAAACAGGGTCTTTAGTAGCTCTTTTAGGTCCGTCAGGATCTGGGAAATCGACTTTACTGCGAATGATAGCCGGATTGGAAGTACCTGATTCCGGTCATGTTTGGTTGGTTGGAGAGGATGCCACTTACAAATCAGTACAAGAACGTCAGATAGGGTTTGTATTTCAACATTATGCCCTATTTAAGCACATGACGGTGCGTCAGAACGTCGCCTTTGCACTAGAAATCCGCAAGTTCCCTAAAAATAGGATTCAGGATAGAGTTGCAGAACTTTTGGAATTAGTTCAGTTGGGGGGTTTTGGGGAACGCTATCCCTCACAACTTTCTGGAGGTCAGCGTCAGAGAGTAGCATTAGCAAGAGCATTGGCAGTGCAGCCAAGAATATTGCTTTTAGATGAACCTTTTGGGGCGTTAGATGCGAAAGTCCGCAAGGAATTGAGAATGTGGTTGAGACAACTGCATGAAGAGGTGCATGTGACAACCGTATTTGTGACCCACGACCAAGAGGAAGCGATGGAAGTTTCCGATCAAATTGTAGTGATGAATAAAGGTCGTGTAGAGCAAATGGGTACACCTGCTGAGATTTACGACCACCCAGCCACACCTTTTGTCATGAGCTTTATTGGTCCGGTCAATATTCTTCCCAGTAACGCTGGTATTGTGGCAAATAAAGATTTTGTCACTCCATCAAGCCATCAAGTTTTCTTACGTCCTCATGATGTCGCGATTAAAACTAGCGCTACTGAAGAAAATTCTGTGTCGGCTAAGGTGTACCGGATTATTAACTTAGGTTGGGAAATTCGGGTAGAGTTAGTTCTTCAGTCTGGAGAACCGGTCATTGCTTACTTAACTCGCGAGCAGTTTAATCAGCTTAAGATAAAGGAAGGACAGCAAGTGTTTTTTAAACCCAAGCAGGCAAAAGTTTTCCCAGCTTATGCTGTAAGTTGA
- a CDS encoding DUF4910 domain-containing protein: MHTSIDINNSISVNDISHQMYQLISELYPICRSITGEGLRKTMDIIHKYIPLVMHNVPTGTQVFDWTVPKEWNIKDAYIKNSQGEKIIDFNQSNLHVVNYSVNIHEKMPLEDLKAHLFTLPDRPNWIPYRTSYYTENWGFCITHNQLLELKEEEYEVYIDSSLENGHLTYGECYIRGEKADEVLISCHTCHPSLCNDNLSGIALATFLAKHLTQLSPSYSYRFLFIPGTIGSITWLALNEANVDKIKHGLVVTCVGDPGKSHYKKSRRGNADIDKAVIHVLKHSSQDYEIMDFSPYGYDERQFCSPGFNLPMGCFMRSPHGTYPQYHTSADNLELVKPQYLADSLSKLLSVLQIIENNKKYLNQNPKCEPQLGKRGLYSALGGQTDTKKNEMAMLWILNLSDGNHTLLDISEKSGLEFDFINKTADTLLQFNLLKEGSE, encoded by the coding sequence ATGCATACAAGTATTGATATAAACAACAGTATTAGCGTGAATGATATTAGCCATCAAATGTACCAGTTAATCTCTGAGTTGTATCCTATTTGTCGTAGCATTACTGGCGAGGGCTTACGAAAAACAATGGATATTATTCACAAATATATTCCCTTAGTTATGCATAATGTACCCACAGGTACTCAAGTCTTTGACTGGACTGTTCCTAAAGAGTGGAATATAAAAGATGCTTATATTAAAAATTCCCAAGGCGAAAAAATTATAGATTTTAATCAATCAAACCTTCATGTAGTTAATTACAGCGTAAATATTCATGAAAAAATGCCTTTAGAGGATTTAAAGGCACATCTTTTTACATTACCCGATCGCCCTAATTGGATTCCTTATAGAACTTCCTACTACACAGAGAACTGGGGATTTTGTATCACCCATAACCAATTATTAGAATTAAAAGAAGAAGAGTATGAAGTTTACATCGATTCTTCTTTAGAAAATGGTCATTTAACTTACGGAGAGTGTTACATTAGAGGCGAAAAAGCAGATGAGGTTCTGATTTCATGTCACACCTGCCACCCATCTCTTTGTAATGACAATCTTTCCGGTATAGCACTAGCAACGTTCTTAGCCAAACATCTCACCCAACTTTCGCCTTCTTACTCCTATCGTTTTCTCTTTATTCCTGGAACCATTGGTTCCATTACCTGGCTTGCTTTAAATGAAGCAAATGTTGACAAAATTAAACATGGTTTGGTTGTAACTTGTGTGGGCGATCCGGGTAAGTCTCACTACAAAAAAAGCCGTCGAGGTAATGCCGATATTGATAAAGCCGTTATTCATGTGTTGAAACACTCCAGTCAAGATTATGAAATTATGGACTTTTCTCCCTACGGTTATGATGAACGGCAATTTTGCTCTCCAGGATTTAATCTTCCTATGGGCTGTTTTATGCGATCGCCTCATGGTACTTATCCCCAATATCATACATCTGCAGACAATTTGGAGCTTGTAAAACCTCAATATCTTGCCGATTCATTATCAAAACTTTTGTCAGTTTTACAAATTATAGAAAACAATAAAAAATACTTAAATCAAAACCCTAAATGTGAGCCGCAGTTGGGTAAAAGAGGACTATATAGTGCCCTCGGCGGGCAGACTGATACCAAAAAAAATGAAATGGCTATGTTGTGGATTTTAAATTTGTCTGATGGCAATCATACACTGCTAGATATTTCGGAAAAATC
- a CDS encoding Crp/Fnr family transcriptional regulator, which produces MSISSHFPNSSSQTTRKSFKTRSSLPLKENSLWKIETGVVRVITWHEDGTLVTLGIWGPGDIVSQAFSGVDPYQIECLTKVEAVALPLDGWFPLTQVLLAHIQQAEELMIIRSHKTVEIMVVKLLTWLAKKFGREVASGNLIDLRLTHQDIADMLNSTRVTITRILTQLEEQGLIHRLPLHRIVLKEEELWHYEI; this is translated from the coding sequence ATGTCTATTTCATCACATTTTCCCAATTCATCTAGTCAAACCACTAGAAAAAGCTTTAAGACCCGCTCATCGCTACCTCTGAAAGAAAATAGTTTGTGGAAAATTGAAACAGGAGTGGTGAGAGTTATCACTTGGCATGAAGACGGTACACTTGTCACCTTAGGAATTTGGGGACCGGGAGATATTGTCAGCCAAGCTTTTTCTGGAGTCGATCCCTATCAAATTGAGTGTTTGACTAAAGTTGAAGCAGTAGCACTACCCTTAGATGGGTGGTTCCCACTGACACAGGTATTGCTTGCTCACATTCAACAAGCAGAAGAACTGATGATAATTCGCAGTCATAAAACAGTAGAGATTATGGTTGTTAAGCTGCTGACTTGGTTAGCTAAAAAATTTGGTCGTGAAGTAGCATCGGGAAATCTCATTGATCTACGCCTCACTCACCAAGACATTGCGGATATGCTCAATTCAACTCGCGTAACGATTACTCGTATCCTTACTCAGTTGGAAGAACAGGGTTTGATTCATCGTCTTCCCCTACATAGGATTGTCTTGAAAGAAGAAGAACTTTGGCATTATGAAATCTAA